In a single window of the Acidobacteriota bacterium genome:
- a CDS encoding DUF4097 family beta strand repeat protein: MFKRTVVIVCLGLLMAAGAALAQVEEKSFTLGAGEPVRVATVAGAVTVTAWDQPGQVRVKAVTKGEGVQPEMVREAGALAVREKHAEGGKARDDHGSVDFEVFVPRDARVEIKTVSGAVRCEGLSGGVCLKTVSGDVEAKLGKPGPVELSSVSGQIRCAVGEGLPQKVNLRSVSGDIDLALPSGAGATISARSVSGEMSFPAAWTGLHKRDGYGSVSLDGAVGPGGCAVNVTTVSGDFKLH; this comes from the coding sequence ATGTTCAAACGAACCGTTGTCATCGTGTGTCTGGGGTTGCTCATGGCCGCCGGCGCCGCCCTGGCGCAGGTCGAGGAGAAGTCGTTCACCCTCGGGGCCGGGGAGCCCGTCCGGGTGGCCACCGTGGCCGGCGCCGTCACGGTCACCGCCTGGGACCAGCCGGGGCAGGTGCGTGTGAAGGCCGTGACGAAGGGGGAGGGCGTGCAGCCGGAAATGGTCCGGGAGGCGGGGGCGCTCGCCGTTCGGGAGAAGCACGCGGAAGGGGGGAAAGCACGTGACGATCACGGGTCCGTGGACTTCGAGGTCTTCGTCCCGCGGGACGCCCGGGTGGAAATCAAGACCGTGAGCGGGGCGGTGCGCTGCGAGGGGCTGTCGGGGGGCGTCTGCCTCAAGACCGTGAGCGGCGACGTCGAGGCGAAGCTGGGAAAACCCGGGCCGGTGGAGCTGTCCAGCGTCTCCGGTCAGATCCGGTGCGCCGTGGGCGAGGGGCTGCCGCAGAAGGTGAACCTCCGGAGCGTCAGCGGGGACATCGACCTCGCCCTGCCGTCGGGGGCGGGCGCGACGATCTCGGCCCGGTCGGTTTCCGGCGAGATGAGCTTTCCCGCCGCGTGGACGGGGCTGCACAAGCGGGACGGTTACGGGAGCGTGTCGCTCGACGGGGCGGTCGGCCCGGGCGGGTGCGCCGTGAACGTGACCACGGTGAGCGGCGATTTCAA
- a CDS encoding amidase — MDRRDLLKLGLAGGICLGSPLGDAARSASNADGPRGGGAPAPGPAEVDAFAFGEMGVAELQAGMDRGTWRSAELVAAFLDRIEAVDRGGPALRAVVEINPDALDIARGLDEERRRNGARGPMHGIPVLVKDNLDTADRMQTTAGSLALEGPAAPADAFAVRRLREAGAVILGKTNLSEWANIRSSFSSSGWSARGGQTRNPYVLDRSPCGSSSGSGVAVAANLCTVAVGTETDGSVTCPAAINGIVGIKPTLGLVSRRGIVPIAASQDTAGPMARTVRDAALLLNALAGPDPADPASAAFRKAGERDYTRTLDPGGLKGARVGVARNLFGYHEALDARIADCLDALRGAGAVLVDPADLPHAHDYGAAELEVLLYELKAGLNAYLAARPGAPVKSLAEVIAFNERHRSREMPYFGQDLLVKAEGKGPLSSPVYRAALQRCRRLSRAFGIDAVLRKHRLDAVVAPTTGPAWPIDLLNGDHFTGSATTPPAVAGYPHVTVPAGLVRDLPVGLSFIGTAFSEPVLLRLAYAFEQTVKARRPPRFLPTLSLGPAAR; from the coding sequence ATGGACCGGAGAGACCTGCTGAAACTGGGGCTGGCGGGGGGGATCTGCCTGGGCAGCCCGCTCGGCGATGCCGCCCGGTCCGCGTCGAACGCGGACGGGCCCCGCGGGGGGGGCGCCCCCGCCCCGGGGCCGGCGGAGGTTGACGCCTTCGCCTTCGGGGAGATGGGCGTCGCCGAGCTGCAAGCCGGGATGGACAGGGGAACGTGGCGGTCCGCCGAACTCGTGGCCGCCTTCCTGGACCGGATCGAGGCGGTGGACCGGGGCGGCCCCGCCCTGCGCGCCGTCGTCGAAATAAACCCCGACGCGCTCGACATCGCCCGCGGCCTGGACGAGGAGCGCCGGCGCAACGGCGCCCGCGGGCCGATGCACGGGATCCCCGTCCTGGTCAAGGACAACCTGGACACGGCCGACCGCATGCAGACCACCGCCGGCTCGCTGGCCCTGGAGGGCCCGGCGGCCCCGGCGGACGCCTTTGCCGTCCGGCGCCTGCGGGAGGCCGGCGCGGTGATCCTGGGGAAGACGAACCTGAGCGAGTGGGCCAACATCCGGTCGTCGTTCTCGTCCAGCGGCTGGAGTGCCCGGGGCGGGCAGACGCGGAACCCCTACGTGCTGGACCGGTCGCCCTGCGGCTCGAGCTCCGGCTCCGGCGTGGCCGTGGCGGCCAATCTCTGCACCGTCGCCGTGGGGACGGAAACCGACGGGTCGGTCACCTGCCCCGCGGCCATCAACGGGATCGTGGGGATCAAGCCCACCCTCGGGCTGGTCAGCCGAAGGGGGATCGTTCCCATCGCCGCGAGCCAGGACACCGCGGGCCCCATGGCCCGGACCGTCCGCGACGCGGCCCTCCTGCTGAACGCCCTGGCGGGCCCGGACCCCGCCGACCCCGCGTCCGCCGCCTTTCGAAAGGCCGGGGAGCGGGACTACACCCGGACCCTCGACCCGGGAGGCCTGAAGGGGGCCCGGGTCGGCGTCGCGCGGAACCTCTTCGGCTACCACGAGGCCCTGGACGCCCGCATCGCCGACTGCCTGGACGCACTCCGGGGGGCCGGCGCGGTCCTGGTGGACCCGGCGGACCTTCCCCACGCCCACGATTACGGGGCGGCCGAGCTGGAGGTGCTGCTCTACGAACTCAAGGCCGGACTCAACGCCTACCTCGCCGCCCGGCCGGGGGCGCCGGTGAAGTCCCTGGCGGAGGTGATCGCGTTCAACGAGCGCCACCGGTCCCGCGAGATGCCCTACTTCGGGCAGGACCTCCTCGTGAAGGCCGAGGGGAAGGGCCCCCTCTCCTCCCCGGTCTACCGGGCGGCCCTCCAGCGGTGCCGCCGCCTCTCCCGCGCCTTCGGGATCGACGCGGTCCTCCGGAAGCACCGGCTGGACGCCGTGGTGGCGCCCACGACCGGCCCCGCCTGGCCCATCGACCTTCTCAACGGCGACCACTTCACCGGCAGCGCCACGACGCCCCCGGCCGTCGCCGGCTACCCCCACGTGACGGTGCCGGCCGGCCTGGTGCGCGACCTCCCCGTGGGGCTCTCCTTCATCGGGACGGCCTTCTCGGAACCGGTCCTGCTCCGGCTGGCCTACGCCTTCGAGCAGACGGTGAAAGCCCGCCGCCCCCCCCGCTTCCTCCCGACCCTCTCGTTGGGGCCTGCTGCGCGGTAA
- a CDS encoding FHA domain-containing protein: MSKECLSCKKVNPDNARFCVFCRSAFPAPKAVTPGLCPAGKHSMDPTWRSCPYCRMEQEEQEMRLQEEQAASIPAHPAAGVAAPEHPKPSTRPDLQQHAGSAAPGHTVQAEPGVTSRLVPGTSPRVVSDVPEDETGLRVTGVLVSYTWHPEGRIHALLNDRITIGRRGDCSVQVSNDPLMSSLHAVLEWKDGVFVLDDADSLNGTQLDNEIVSAPVPLHNYARIRTGSTEWIFILVEPPPR; the protein is encoded by the coding sequence ATGAGCAAAGAGTGCCTGTCCTGCAAGAAGGTGAACCCCGACAACGCGCGGTTCTGCGTGTTCTGCCGCTCGGCGTTCCCGGCCCCCAAGGCCGTCACGCCCGGCCTCTGCCCGGCGGGGAAGCACTCCATGGACCCCACCTGGCGGTCCTGCCCCTACTGCCGCATGGAGCAGGAGGAACAGGAGATGCGGCTCCAGGAGGAGCAGGCGGCCTCCATCCCGGCCCACCCGGCGGCCGGCGTCGCGGCGCCCGAACACCCGAAACCCTCCACCCGTCCCGACCTCCAGCAGCACGCCGGCTCCGCGGCCCCGGGGCACACCGTCCAGGCGGAACCGGGCGTGACCAGCCGGCTGGTCCCCGGGACGTCCCCCCGGGTGGTCTCGGACGTGCCGGAGGATGAGACGGGGCTCCGCGTGACGGGGGTGCTGGTCAGCTACACCTGGCACCCGGAAGGCCGGATTCACGCCCTGCTGAACGACCGGATCACCATCGGGCGCCGCGGGGACTGCAGCGTCCAGGTCTCCAACGACCCCCTCATGTCCAGCCTCCACGCAGTGCTGGAGTGGAAGGACGGGGTGTTCGTGCTCGACGACGCCGACAGCCTCAACGGGACCCAGCTGGACAACGAGATCGTCTCCGCGCCCGTGCCCCTTCACAACTACGCCCGGATCCGCACCGGCTCCACCGAGTGGATCTTCATCCTGGTGGAGCCGCCCCCCCGGTGA